One window from the genome of Cyclobacterium amurskyense encodes:
- a CDS encoding DUF1501 domain-containing protein, which produces MSKRIDLTSEYQFREMQSRTRRHFIKQCTTGLGSIALGSLLGCGRSNSTNTPADIEAFVRKQVPHFAPSAKRIIYLHMAGAPSQLELFDYKPELAKLDGKDCPQSLLEGKKFAFIQGVPKMLGPQAEFSPRGNSGMMVSENLPHFSTIVDDVTLINTMHTDQFNHAPAQLLLQTGSPRLGRPSMGSWVTYGLGSENEDLPGFMVLVSGGNTPDAGKSVWGSGFLPSVYQGVQCRSEGDPVLYVSNPSGIDGGLRKKTIDAINQINEKEYKEFGDPETLTRISQYEMAYRMQTSVPDVMDINDEPEYIHEMYGTEPGKTSFANNCLLARRLVEKGVRFVQLFDWGWDMHGVAEREALDTGLPIKCKPIDKAMTALVKDLKQRGLLDDTLVVWGGEFGRTPMQENRGGKEWPFKGRDHHTEAFPVWMAGGGVKGGFTLGETDEIGYYGIKDKVHVHDLQATIMHLMGMDHEKFTYFAQGRDFRLTDVSGKVVSKVIA; this is translated from the coding sequence ATGAGTAAAAGAATAGATCTTACCAGTGAATATCAATTTCGGGAAATGCAAAGCCGGACCCGAAGACATTTTATCAAGCAATGTACAACTGGTTTAGGCAGCATTGCTTTGGGAAGCTTATTGGGCTGTGGGAGAAGCAATTCTACGAATACTCCAGCAGATATAGAGGCTTTTGTTCGAAAACAAGTCCCCCATTTTGCTCCCAGTGCCAAGCGGATCATTTACCTGCACATGGCTGGTGCACCCTCCCAATTGGAGCTTTTTGACTACAAACCGGAATTAGCAAAGTTGGATGGGAAAGATTGCCCTCAGTCACTTTTGGAAGGAAAGAAATTTGCTTTCATCCAAGGGGTTCCAAAGATGTTGGGACCGCAGGCAGAATTTTCTCCTAGAGGGAATTCAGGCATGATGGTATCAGAAAATTTGCCTCATTTTTCAACCATAGTAGATGATGTGACATTGATTAATACCATGCATACGGATCAGTTTAACCATGCACCAGCACAATTGCTTTTGCAGACAGGCTCACCACGACTCGGACGTCCAAGTATGGGGAGTTGGGTGACCTATGGTTTAGGTTCTGAAAATGAAGATTTACCCGGGTTTATGGTTTTAGTATCTGGAGGTAATACTCCTGATGCAGGGAAATCTGTATGGGGAAGTGGGTTTTTACCTTCTGTTTATCAAGGTGTACAATGTCGATCTGAAGGTGACCCTGTACTTTACGTTTCCAATCCATCAGGAATAGATGGGGGGCTGCGTAAAAAAACCATAGATGCCATCAACCAGATCAATGAAAAAGAATACAAAGAGTTTGGAGATCCGGAGACCCTGACCAGAATCTCTCAGTATGAAATGGCATACCGCATGCAAACTTCTGTGCCGGACGTAATGGATATTAATGATGAGCCTGAGTATATCCATGAAATGTATGGAACTGAGCCGGGAAAGACTTCCTTTGCTAATAATTGTTTACTTGCAAGAAGACTTGTGGAAAAGGGAGTTCGTTTTGTTCAGTTGTTCGATTGGGGTTGGGACATGCATGGTGTAGCAGAAAGGGAAGCACTAGACACTGGCCTCCCAATAAAATGCAAGCCCATAGACAAAGCCATGACTGCATTGGTTAAAGACTTGAAACAAAGAGGTTTGTTGGATGATACACTCGTTGTTTGGGGAGGAGAGTTTGGGCGTACTCCGATGCAGGAGAATAGGGGAGGCAAAGAATGGCCATTTAAAGGCAGAGATCACCATACTGAAGCTTTCCCAGTGTGGATGGCTGGCGGTGGTGTAAAAGGTGGCTTTACCCTTGGAGAAACCGATGAAATAGGTTATTATGGCATCAAGGATAAAGTACATGTCCATGATTTGCAAGCAACAATTATGCATTTAATGGGTATGGATCATGAAAAATTCACCTATTTTGCACAAGGAAGAGATTTTAGATTGACGGATGTGTCCGGTAAAGTAGTTAGTAAAGTTATCGCATAA
- a CDS encoding DUF1553 domain-containing protein, with the protein MPELVLGERVDFNNDIRPIINNKCIACHGGVKRSGGFSLLFEEEALEANESGKRAIVPGNVNKSELIQRITHNNPEYRMPLESTPLSEEEIDLFSRWINQGAQWDDHWAYKAPEKPAVPEIDSKWISNDIDRFVQEKLVEKQLSPNPTSDKQSLLRRLSFDITGLPPTITEMQQFVNDNSDSAYEKVVDSLLASPAYGERWAAMWMDLARYADSKGYEADRIREIWKYRDWLVNAFNENLPYDQFVITQLAGDLKPSPSDQDFIATAFHRNTMNNDEGGTDNEEFRVAAVLDRVNTTWTVLQGTTMECVQCHSHPYDPIRHEDYFRSLAFFNQTADADVPSEAPVLLTYIEEEDQKNLELIKNWANEHGSQNRNGDYYERLLRLGVPKLYAHYFYQMDKGLPIQGTATFKVDQEVYSFTKELPFEGEDRLAFKARTNGSEGKILFYLDSINGEKIGEWKVKARFKKEYDEEEKKEKTYYLNEVISLPIKAVNGVHDLYMVWEGEEGVEQTSTFEWLMLHHTLPGVGNEKYPEVEKAMYALFNSENEKEATPVMVDLPENYHRESRVFEKGSWMVPGEEVEVGVPAIWNPFDEYEGNRMGLAKWLFDKENPLTARVMVNRIWEQFFGRGIVSSLEDFGSQGFAPTHPELLDWLAIKFRDDFDWDIKKLIKEIVMSGTYRQSSHFTEESREKDPLNEWLARGPRIRLNAEQVRDQSLAISGLLSGKMFGKSVMPEQPDGIWQVVYNGTKWETSKGSEKYRRALYTFWRRTSPYPSIISFDAPSREFCLPKRIATNTPLQALVTLNDPVYLDAAIALGRRVLLSSHTDESERLSLMYSLAMVRGISEEKLEALQSIYQQTTTYFENSPEEICKLTGEEDKALAVYTVMANVVMNLDEFLMKS; encoded by the coding sequence TTGCCAGAACTTGTACTGGGAGAGCGGGTCGACTTTAATAATGATATTAGGCCTATAATAAATAATAAATGCATCGCTTGTCACGGTGGAGTGAAGCGTTCGGGAGGCTTTAGCTTATTGTTTGAGGAAGAAGCCCTAGAAGCCAATGAGTCCGGAAAAAGGGCCATCGTACCCGGGAATGTGAACAAAAGCGAGTTGATCCAAAGGATTACCCATAATAATCCGGAATACCGCATGCCTTTGGAATCTACCCCACTTTCAGAAGAAGAAATTGACTTGTTTTCACGATGGATCAACCAAGGAGCGCAGTGGGATGACCACTGGGCATACAAAGCCCCTGAGAAACCAGCAGTTCCTGAAATAGATTCCAAATGGATCAGCAATGATATAGACCGTTTTGTTCAGGAAAAATTAGTAGAAAAACAACTTAGCCCAAACCCTACTTCAGACAAGCAATCCCTACTACGAAGACTTAGTTTTGACATTACAGGGTTACCTCCGACAATTACGGAAATGCAGCAATTTGTCAATGATAATTCTGATAGTGCTTATGAAAAAGTAGTGGACAGCTTATTGGCTTCACCTGCCTATGGTGAGCGATGGGCTGCCATGTGGATGGACTTGGCCAGGTACGCGGATTCAAAAGGATATGAGGCAGATAGAATAAGAGAAATATGGAAATATAGAGACTGGTTGGTTAATGCATTCAACGAAAACCTTCCTTACGACCAGTTTGTGATTACCCAACTAGCGGGAGATCTTAAGCCATCTCCCTCGGATCAGGATTTTATTGCTACAGCTTTTCATCGCAACACCATGAACAACGATGAAGGGGGGACTGACAATGAGGAGTTTAGAGTGGCAGCAGTATTGGACCGGGTCAATACCACTTGGACGGTCTTACAAGGGACTACCATGGAATGCGTTCAGTGTCATAGTCATCCATATGATCCTATTCGACACGAAGATTATTTCCGAAGCTTGGCTTTTTTTAATCAAACTGCTGATGCAGATGTGCCTAGCGAAGCACCAGTGTTGTTAACCTATATTGAAGAAGAAGACCAGAAAAACCTGGAATTGATAAAGAACTGGGCCAATGAGCATGGTTCTCAAAATAGAAATGGCGATTATTATGAACGCTTGCTGAGGCTGGGCGTGCCGAAGTTATATGCCCATTATTTTTATCAAATGGACAAAGGTCTTCCTATTCAGGGAACTGCCACATTTAAGGTGGATCAGGAAGTCTATTCATTTACAAAGGAATTGCCATTTGAAGGGGAAGATAGATTGGCGTTTAAGGCGAGAACAAATGGAAGTGAAGGAAAGATTTTATTTTATCTGGATAGTATTAATGGAGAAAAAATAGGAGAATGGAAGGTCAAAGCCAGGTTTAAGAAAGAGTATGATGAGGAGGAAAAAAAGGAAAAAACCTATTATCTCAATGAGGTCATCTCTTTGCCGATAAAAGCAGTGAACGGAGTTCATGACCTCTATATGGTTTGGGAAGGGGAAGAAGGAGTAGAACAAACTAGTACCTTTGAATGGTTGATGCTTCATCATACTTTGCCGGGAGTAGGGAATGAAAAATACCCGGAAGTAGAAAAAGCCATGTATGCGCTATTCAATTCCGAAAATGAAAAAGAAGCTACCCCCGTAATGGTTGATCTGCCAGAGAATTACCATAGGGAGTCAAGGGTATTTGAGAAGGGAAGTTGGATGGTGCCAGGAGAAGAAGTAGAGGTAGGAGTACCCGCAATTTGGAACCCATTTGATGAGTATGAAGGAAACCGAATGGGGCTGGCCAAATGGTTGTTTGATAAGGAGAACCCGCTTACTGCCCGTGTGATGGTCAACAGGATTTGGGAACAGTTTTTCGGTAGAGGGATAGTATCCTCACTTGAAGATTTTGGTTCACAAGGTTTTGCACCTACTCATCCCGAACTTTTGGATTGGTTGGCGATAAAGTTCCGCGATGATTTTGATTGGGATATTAAAAAATTGATAAAAGAGATAGTAATGTCTGGAACATACAGACAATCCTCCCACTTTACCGAGGAAAGTAGAGAAAAAGATCCTTTAAATGAATGGCTGGCAAGAGGTCCTAGGATTAGGCTAAATGCAGAGCAGGTGAGAGACCAATCATTGGCAATTTCTGGTTTACTAAGCGGAAAGATGTTTGGTAAAAGTGTGATGCCTGAACAGCCTGATGGTATTTGGCAAGTAGTCTATAATGGTACAAAATGGGAGACAAGTAAGGGAAGTGAAAAATACAGAAGGGCTTTGTATACTTTTTGGCGAAGAACCAGCCCGTATCCATCTATTATTTCCTTTGATGCACCTAGCAGGGAGTTTTGCCTCCCAAAAAGAATAGCAACCAATACTCCTCTACAAGCTTTGGTTACCTTAAATGATCCCGTTTACCTAGATGCCGCCATTGCATTGGGTAGGAGAGTGCTACTTTCTTCACATACTGATGAGAGCGAGAGGCTCTCACTAATGTACAGTTTGGCAATGGTAAGAGGGATAAGTGAAGAAAAGCTGGAGGCATTACAAAGTATTTACCAGCAAACCACTACCTATTTTGAAAATAGCCCTGAGGAGATTTGTAAATTAACGGGGGAAGAGGATAAAGCACTTGCCGTTTATACTGTAATGGCGAATGTTGTAATGAATTTGGACGAATTTCTGATGAAATCATGA
- a CDS encoding RNA polymerase sigma factor: MDTNPANVEKHLSKKLLNGISSGDRRSQEELYKQFYSYGMSICLRYTANRQESLEILHDAYLNVFQHIDRYDPHRPFTLWFRRILINGAINFYKKNLNHSQNIGLENISEIPDHGNNASNDLKYSEIILLIQALPIGYRTVFNLYAIEGYDHQEISDLLGISVGTSKSNLHRARLKLRTMLKVRNHEEASIKND, from the coding sequence ATGGATACAAACCCAGCAAATGTGGAAAAACACCTGTCAAAAAAACTTTTAAACGGAATTTCCAGTGGTGACCGGAGAAGTCAGGAGGAGTTGTACAAACAATTTTACAGTTATGGAATGAGTATTTGCCTCCGATACACTGCTAATAGGCAAGAAAGTCTGGAAATTCTCCATGATGCTTACCTAAATGTATTTCAACACATTGATCGTTACGATCCCCATCGACCTTTTACACTTTGGTTTAGAAGAATATTGATCAATGGTGCCATTAATTTTTACAAAAAAAACCTGAATCACTCCCAAAATATTGGCTTAGAAAATATTTCGGAAATCCCAGATCATGGAAATAACGCCTCAAACGACTTAAAATACAGTGAAATAATACTTCTCATACAAGCGCTACCCATAGGATACAGGACGGTTTTTAACCTTTATGCCATTGAAGGCTACGACCATCAGGAAATTTCCGATTTACTGGGCATATCTGTAGGAACCTCAAAGTCAAACCTCCATAGAGCAAGGCTCAAATTGAGGACCATGTTAAAAGTTAGAAATCATGAAGAAGCAAGTATCAAAAATGACTGA
- a CDS encoding porin family protein has protein sequence MKKQVSKMTDKELDDFFKKLSSEPDIHYVPQDWVNFEKKLTDNKGGHLLNGARWTLFGSLVLVGFLLAVWMTVTNSQIQPTIGSDIQMEASSFKTETDEIKNKVKPPDLPIASIEISEKNKVQIVVDSSTKYNQTKLNLALRRTSEKVKKHQIPPLNWNSDSKWKVFDALNRQMEWGKNLKIVGKSLIHVQNETKLIRKNKIALFLMASPDFSAVQFNHIPSSGRNFGASLEYFFDESWSVSLGVIHDLKTYRQGEGYWEGYNKAHKFLVGDCWIIEVPLNFKYYPIKKLKNNWFISSGLSSYFMLKEKYSLFYEYKNGKAYSEDIVINGNNQHVFGIWNFGFGYEQKVGKKFAIQAEPYFRLPLVGIGQGDLDLKSMGIFFGIKYYPSNHTNKF, from the coding sequence ATGAAGAAGCAAGTATCAAAAATGACTGATAAAGAGCTGGATGATTTCTTTAAAAAATTATCCTCCGAACCAGATATCCATTATGTTCCTCAAGATTGGGTCAATTTCGAAAAAAAATTGACCGATAATAAGGGGGGGCATCTTTTGAATGGGGCTAGATGGACCCTATTTGGATCGCTTGTCTTGGTAGGGTTTCTTTTAGCGGTTTGGATGACGGTTACCAATAGCCAAATTCAGCCAACGATTGGAAGTGACATCCAAATGGAAGCTTCTTCCTTTAAAACGGAAACGGATGAAATTAAAAATAAGGTAAAGCCCCCTGATTTACCTATTGCTTCAATTGAGATATCTGAGAAAAATAAGGTACAAATTGTAGTTGACAGCTCCACAAAATATAACCAAACCAAATTAAACTTAGCATTAAGAAGGACATCAGAAAAAGTTAAAAAACATCAAATACCTCCTCTAAACTGGAATTCTGATTCTAAATGGAAAGTTTTTGATGCATTAAATCGACAAATGGAATGGGGTAAAAATCTTAAAATAGTTGGCAAATCCTTGATTCATGTTCAGAATGAAACCAAGCTAATTCGCAAAAACAAAATCGCTCTCTTCCTTATGGCATCACCTGATTTTAGTGCTGTTCAGTTTAATCATATTCCATCTTCAGGTAGGAATTTCGGTGCCAGTTTGGAATATTTCTTTGACGAAAGTTGGAGCGTTTCCTTAGGAGTGATCCATGACCTAAAAACTTATCGTCAGGGTGAAGGATATTGGGAAGGATATAATAAAGCACATAAGTTTTTGGTAGGAGACTGCTGGATTATAGAAGTCCCCTTAAACTTTAAGTACTATCCAATAAAAAAATTGAAAAACAATTGGTTTATCAGTTCAGGTTTGTCTTCCTATTTTATGTTAAAAGAAAAATATTCATTGTTTTATGAATATAAAAATGGGAAAGCCTATTCAGAAGATATTGTGATTAACGGAAATAACCAACACGTTTTTGGAATATGGAATTTCGGGTTTGGGTATGAGCAAAAAGTAGGAAAAAAATTCGCTATTCAAGCCGAACCTTATTTTCGGCTCCCTTTGGTGGGGATTGGACAAGGGGACCTCGACTTAAAAAGTATGGGGATTTTCTTTGGTATTAAATATTATCCATCAAACCACACTAACAAATTTTAG
- a CDS encoding YceI family protein has translation MKKFLLISICMLSLAHLYAQGYKTTKGKVTFFSSAPVEDIKAENKVVTGLFDAQTGSLAFLVPINGFRFPKSLMQEHFNEKFMESHKFPTATFDGELLGFNISKAGTQVVQAKGNLTIHGVTVNANISGNIEFREDEVYMKAIFPIKLVDHAIQIPKVLFYNIAEEMEVTVNFVLKKLEEK, from the coding sequence ATGAAAAAATTTCTACTAATTAGCATTTGTATGCTATCCCTTGCCCACCTATATGCGCAAGGCTATAAAACCACAAAAGGAAAAGTCACCTTTTTCAGTAGCGCTCCTGTAGAAGACATCAAGGCTGAAAACAAAGTTGTTACAGGCCTATTTGATGCTCAAACTGGTAGTCTTGCATTTTTGGTACCTATCAATGGTTTTCGTTTTCCAAAATCATTGATGCAAGAACATTTTAATGAGAAATTCATGGAATCTCATAAATTTCCTACGGCCACATTTGACGGGGAACTTTTAGGTTTTAACATTTCCAAAGCAGGGACACAAGTAGTCCAAGCCAAAGGAAATTTAACGATTCATGGTGTAACAGTGAATGCAAACATCTCTGGTAACATAGAATTTCGGGAAGATGAAGTCTATATGAAGGCAATTTTCCCCATAAAATTGGTTGATCACGCAATTCAAATACCCAAAGTCCTCTTTTATAATATTGCAGAAGAAATGGAAGTAACTGTTAATTTTGTTTTAAAAAAATTAGAAGAAAAATGA
- a CDS encoding DUF5777 family beta-barrel protein has product MKKSLLLFSLFFPLLLTVHGQENLLDQLKKENNTEWTPPSSTFKAVRLINGHTVETRKRGNLEFLISHRFGSINTGAYEFFGMDEANMRLGLDYSVKDWLTIGVGRSSFNKIYDGFAKISIFQQSQHNSGMPITVVWVSNTAIKTLKRPELPMNIQRRLSFAHQILLARKMNHKAAFQLMPTYIHRNLVTEREENNDLFTLGAGLGYKITKSVHLTMEYFHHLANQNKGYTNPLSIGVDIETGGHVFQLHLTNAQEMTETGFIPSTTGDLFNGDIHFGFNITRNFQLKSN; this is encoded by the coding sequence ATGAAGAAATCCCTACTCCTATTTAGCCTCTTTTTCCCGCTACTTCTAACCGTACACGGCCAGGAAAATCTATTGGATCAACTCAAGAAAGAGAACAATACCGAATGGACACCCCCATCATCCACTTTTAAAGCAGTTAGGTTGATCAATGGGCACACAGTAGAAACCCGAAAAAGGGGAAATCTGGAGTTTTTGATTTCCCATCGATTCGGAAGTATCAATACTGGTGCTTATGAATTTTTCGGCATGGATGAGGCAAACATGAGGTTAGGTTTGGATTATTCCGTTAAGGATTGGTTAACCATCGGGGTAGGAAGAAGTTCCTTTAATAAAATCTACGATGGATTTGCTAAAATCAGCATTTTCCAACAAAGCCAGCATAATTCTGGAATGCCAATAACTGTAGTCTGGGTCTCAAACACAGCTATCAAAACGTTAAAACGGCCAGAATTACCCATGAATATCCAACGAAGATTAAGTTTCGCTCATCAAATATTATTGGCCCGCAAAATGAATCACAAGGCGGCATTTCAACTGATGCCAACCTATATCCATAGAAACTTAGTAACCGAAAGAGAAGAAAACAATGACTTATTTACTTTAGGAGCAGGTTTAGGTTATAAAATCACTAAAAGCGTTCACCTCACTATGGAATATTTTCATCACTTAGCTAACCAAAACAAAGGGTATACAAACCCTCTATCTATAGGTGTTGACATAGAGACAGGGGGCCATGTATTTCAGCTACATCTTACAAATGCCCAGGAAATGACAGAAACTGGATTTATTCCTTCCACTACTGGAGATTTATTCAATGGAGATATTCATTTCGGCTTTAATATCACCCGTAATTTTCAATTGAAGTCCAACTAG
- a CDS encoding VOC family protein, producing the protein MKIEHIALNVKHPLAVSDWYEAHLGMTVVKKMTSSPYMTFLADESGKVMIELYNNPDAEILDFANLHPLMVHLAFVSENPEEEKERMQKAGAVLISDDTLEDGTRLLMMRDPWGLAIQFCKRAHPMLK; encoded by the coding sequence ATGAAAATTGAACACATTGCTCTGAATGTAAAACATCCATTGGCTGTTTCGGATTGGTACGAAGCGCATTTGGGAATGACAGTGGTAAAGAAAATGACTTCATCACCCTACATGACTTTTTTGGCAGATGAAAGCGGTAAGGTAATGATAGAGTTGTACAATAATCCTGATGCTGAAATTTTAGATTTTGCCAATTTACATCCATTAATGGTGCACTTGGCTTTTGTATCTGAAAATCCAGAAGAGGAAAAGGAAAGAATGCAAAAGGCAGGAGCTGTTCTAATAAGTGACGACACTTTAGAAGATGGTACCCGATTATTAATGATGAGAGACCCATGGGGACTTGCTATTCAGTTCTGCAAAAGAGCACACCCTATGCTCAAGTAA